In the genome of Desulfovibrio desulfuricans, one region contains:
- a CDS encoding TOBE domain-containing protein, producing MEKNKNREEMAALLRSLSSADRAWLRQRLMRRDSAALLQDTGRISPRELLAVETWLWERASAARGPREKRPRLRMWLIFMLLRYAALRLVEIFEIMPAHLDFQDGVIHVPGSNEAPGREVPLPLTISRRLKRVLEDPALFPETRELMRCDASYVRRCLQQCGAACGLPKGLLSARALRHTRALELGRQGLPLPVVDIFLGRRSAPGQSGIVRCDPQEAKRLLREQLQRERPMKTSARNVFQGRITSLRQSGLLVEVVLRTAGGLRVASLITDESAKTLALNEGKLVNASIKAPWVLVQGGELSPKSSPPAENCFTGVVERVREDEMVAEILVALGEGSQVCALRNCGPENPINLVAGQTVTVFFKAFSVILTVD from the coding sequence ATGGAAAAAAACAAAAACCGTGAGGAAATGGCCGCGCTTTTGCGCTCCCTCTCTTCCGCAGACAGGGCATGGCTGCGCCAACGCCTTATGCGGCGGGACTCTGCCGCTCTGCTGCAGGATACAGGACGCATCAGCCCGCGCGAGCTGCTGGCCGTGGAAACATGGCTGTGGGAACGGGCCAGCGCCGCCCGTGGCCCGCGCGAAAAACGCCCCCGCCTGCGCATGTGGCTGATTTTCATGCTGCTGCGCTACGCGGCCCTGCGGCTTGTGGAAATTTTTGAGATCATGCCTGCGCACCTTGATTTTCAGGACGGCGTTATCCATGTGCCGGGCAGCAATGAGGCCCCAGGGCGCGAGGTTCCCCTGCCGCTTACCATCAGCCGCCGCCTCAAGCGCGTGCTGGAAGACCCGGCGCTGTTTCCTGAAACCCGCGAGCTCATGCGCTGCGACGCCAGTTATGTGCGCCGCTGCCTGCAACAGTGCGGTGCGGCCTGCGGCCTGCCCAAGGGCCTTTTGAGCGCCCGCGCCCTGCGCCATACCCGCGCCCTTGAGCTGGGCAGGCAAGGCTTGCCCCTGCCCGTGGTGGATATTTTTCTTGGCCGGCGATCCGCGCCCGGTCAGAGCGGCATTGTCCGCTGCGACCCGCAGGAGGCCAAACGTCTGCTGCGCGAACAACTGCAAAGGGAGCGACCCATGAAAACCAGTGCGCGCAACGTCTTTCAGGGGCGCATAACCTCATTGCGCCAGAGCGGGCTGCTGGTAGAAGTGGTGCTGCGCACCGCAGGCGGTCTGCGCGTGGCCTCGCTCATTACGGACGAAAGCGCCAAGACCCTGGCCCTCAATGAGGGCAAGCTGGTCAATGCCAGCATCAAGGCCCCCTGGGTGCTGGTGCAGGGTGGAGAACTCTCGCCCAAAAGCTCCCCTCCGGCGGAGAACTGCTTTACAGGCGTGGTGGAACGGGTACGGGAAGATGAAATGGTGGCCGAAATTCTGGTGGCGCTTGGCGAAGGCAGTCAGGTCTGCGCCCTGCGCAACTGTGGGCCGGAAAACCCCATCAATCTTGTGGCCGGGCAGACTGTAACGGTATTTTTCAAGGCTTTTTCCGTCATTCTCACCGTAGATTAG
- the modA gene encoding molybdate ABC transporter substrate-binding protein, with amino-acid sequence MKKTAYARGAFCRIALALGCVALLSLPVQAAEMTVSAAASLTNAFNEIKGVFEKKHTGLQVHTNYAASNPLLKQIQEGAPVDVFASADQGTMDKAVAAKVVDPATRKNFALNDLVLIVPAGSKKPTKLEDIKAFKRVAIGNPDSVPAGRYTKDALNTAKLWEAVQPQLIMGNSVRQVLDYVARGEVDAGFVYRTDAKQLADKVEVVMIVEGHDPVSYPIAVATTGKDAKMGQEFLNFVLSPEGQAVLAKYGFSKP; translated from the coding sequence ATGAAAAAGACTGCATACGCTCGTGGGGCCTTTTGCCGCATAGCTTTGGCGCTGGGTTGCGTGGCCCTGCTCAGCCTTCCCGTTCAGGCTGCGGAAATGACCGTTTCTGCCGCTGCCAGCCTTACCAATGCCTTTAACGAAATCAAGGGCGTGTTTGAAAAGAAGCACACCGGCTTGCAGGTGCACACCAATTACGCCGCCTCCAATCCGCTGCTCAAACAGATTCAGGAAGGCGCGCCTGTAGATGTTTTTGCCTCTGCCGATCAGGGCACCATGGACAAGGCCGTGGCCGCCAAGGTTGTCGACCCCGCTACGCGCAAGAATTTTGCGCTCAACGACCTGGTGCTTATCGTGCCTGCTGGCTCCAAAAAGCCCACCAAGCTTGAAGATATCAAGGCCTTCAAGCGCGTTGCCATTGGCAATCCCGATTCCGTGCCTGCCGGGCGCTACACCAAGGACGCGCTGAACACCGCCAAATTGTGGGAAGCCGTGCAGCCCCAGCTTATCATGGGCAACAGCGTGCGTCAGGTGCTGGACTATGTGGCCCGCGGCGAGGTTGATGCCGGTTTTGTTTACCGCACCGATGCCAAGCAGCTGGCGGACAAGGTTGAAGTGGTCATGATTGTGGAAGGCCACGACCCCGTGAGCTACCCCATTGCCGTTGCCACCACCGGCAAGGATGCCAAGATGGGCCAGGAATTTCTGAATTTTGTGCTTTCGCCTGAAGGCCAGGCAGTGCTTGCCAAATATGGCTTTTCCAAACCATAG
- the modB gene encoding molybdate ABC transporter permease subunit, protein MDFDLGFIWSPLELSLRVAGAATAVSFVMATLAAWRLARKKGPMPALLDALCSLPLVLPPTVLGYYLILLVGRRGVFGHGLAELGINLIFSWQGAVVAATVVVFPLIYKSARAALEQVDKHLEDAARTLGASEWRVFISVSLPLAWKGIFAGIMLAFARGMGEFGATLMIAGNIPGKTQTLALAIYDAFQAGNDLQASWLVFVTSAVCVTLLMAAELLVKLKRRR, encoded by the coding sequence ATGGATTTTGACCTGGGGTTTATCTGGAGCCCGCTGGAGCTTTCGTTGCGCGTGGCGGGAGCGGCTACGGCTGTTTCCTTTGTTATGGCAACGCTGGCGGCTTGGCGGCTGGCCCGCAAAAAAGGCCCCATGCCCGCCCTGCTGGACGCCCTGTGTTCGCTGCCGCTGGTGCTGCCCCCAACGGTGCTGGGCTATTACCTCATCTTGCTGGTGGGGCGGCGCGGCGTTTTTGGACATGGACTGGCGGAACTGGGCATCAACCTGATTTTTTCCTGGCAGGGGGCTGTAGTTGCAGCCACTGTTGTGGTTTTTCCGCTTATCTACAAGTCAGCCCGCGCGGCGCTGGAGCAGGTGGACAAACATCTGGAAGACGCGGCCCGCACCCTTGGGGCCTCGGAATGGCGGGTGTTTATCAGCGTATCGTTGCCATTGGCCTGGAAGGGCATTTTTGCGGGCATCATGCTGGCCTTTGCGCGCGGCATGGGAGAATTTGGCGCAACCCTGATGATTGCGGGTAATATTCCCGGCAAGACCCAGACCCTGGCCCTCGCCATCTACGATGCCTTTCAGGCGGGCAATGACCTCCAGGCCTCCTGGCTTGTGTTTGTTACCTCCGCCGTGTGCGTGACCCTGCTGATGGCGGCGGAACTGCTTGTGAAACTCAAGAGGCGGCGCTGA
- a CDS encoding CoB--CoM heterodisulfide reductase iron-sulfur subunit B family protein, protein MLKRYAFFPGCVLNAAASEARTALEASAKLLDVELVEIPGWSCCGASHVQDIAPNEALAANARNLALGEQIGAPVITACSTCALMLRTAKAELDHGKKDQANHWLSAANLEYKGTVEVTTLLWELAKDLPALKAKVKKPLTGLNVACFYGCHSVRPEPIMSFESSRTPHSLEDIVTALGATPVPYARRLDCCGFHAVYPAEHDAMVMVSSLVTDAAKARAHCVVSPCPLCQMQLDMYQGNAADVTGSNASVPALHLPQLLAIALGAAPDSLGLDRLIVAPDGLKKVLSL, encoded by the coding sequence ATGCTGAAGCGTTATGCTTTTTTTCCCGGCTGTGTGCTGAATGCTGCTGCCAGCGAAGCACGTACAGCCCTGGAGGCCAGCGCCAAGCTGCTGGACGTGGAGCTGGTGGAAATACCAGGCTGGAGCTGTTGCGGCGCGTCACATGTGCAGGACATAGCTCCTAATGAAGCTCTGGCGGCCAATGCCCGCAATCTGGCGCTGGGTGAACAGATCGGCGCACCGGTGATCACCGCGTGCAGCACCTGCGCCCTCATGCTGCGCACTGCCAAGGCCGAGCTTGACCATGGCAAAAAAGATCAGGCAAACCACTGGCTTTCGGCTGCCAATCTTGAATACAAAGGCACAGTTGAGGTCACGACCCTTCTGTGGGAGCTCGCCAAAGACCTGCCAGCCCTCAAGGCAAAGGTCAAAAAGCCCCTCACGGGACTGAACGTGGCCTGCTTTTATGGCTGCCACAGCGTGCGGCCCGAACCAATCATGAGCTTTGAAAGCTCGCGCACGCCGCACAGCCTGGAAGATATCGTTACCGCTCTTGGCGCTACGCCGGTGCCCTATGCCCGCCGCCTCGACTGCTGCGGCTTCCATGCGGTGTACCCGGCAGAACATGATGCCATGGTGATGGTCTCGTCACTGGTTACAGACGCCGCCAAAGCCAGGGCCCACTGCGTTGTATCGCCCTGCCCCCTGTGCCAGATGCAACTGGACATGTATCAGGGCAATGCCGCTGACGTGACAGGCAGCAATGCCTCGGTGCCCGCGCTGCACCTGCCGCAATTGCTGGCTATTGCACTGGGAGCCGCGCCTGATTCTCTGGGCCTGGACAGGCTCATTGTGGCCCCCGATGGGCTGAAAAAAGTTCTTTCGCTGTAG
- a CDS encoding ATP-binding cassette domain-containing protein: MISLRLVKSFRNGVTPFNLDVCYDIGDEHKCAVLFGPSGSGKSLTMQCLAGLTRPDAGHIRIGDCTLYDDAQGVFVSVQKRRIGYMFQDYALFPHLSLLQNVAYPRTGCWPWKVRGEERDKAQAMLERLGIGHLAAHLPSQISGGQRQRAALARALNADPLLLLLDEPFSALDPLLRERLREELLELMADLTIPAVIISHDPDDVDTFAGGLVLYDRGGARTVPDYADLRKNFATAGKCLRHLQEQEGA, translated from the coding sequence ATGATCTCGTTGCGGCTGGTAAAAAGTTTCAGGAACGGGGTTACGCCCTTCAATCTGGACGTGTGCTACGATATCGGCGACGAGCACAAGTGCGCGGTGCTTTTTGGCCCTTCCGGTTCCGGCAAGTCGCTGACCATGCAGTGTCTGGCGGGGCTGACAAGGCCTGACGCAGGCCATATCCGCATTGGCGACTGCACCTTGTACGATGATGCACAGGGCGTGTTTGTTTCTGTGCAGAAGCGGCGTATCGGCTACATGTTTCAGGATTACGCCCTGTTTCCACACCTGAGCCTGTTGCAGAACGTGGCCTATCCGCGCACTGGCTGCTGGCCCTGGAAGGTGCGCGGCGAGGAGCGCGACAAGGCGCAGGCCATGCTGGAACGTTTGGGCATCGGGCATCTGGCTGCCCACCTGCCCTCGCAGATATCCGGCGGGCAGCGGCAGCGCGCGGCTCTGGCGCGGGCGCTCAATGCCGACCCCTTGCTTCTGCTGCTTGACGAACCTTTTTCCGCGCTTGACCCCCTGCTGCGCGAGCGCCTGCGTGAAGAACTGCTCGAACTGATGGCCGACCTGACCATTCCCGCCGTGATTATCAGTCATGACCCGGACGATGTGGATACTTTTGCGGGCGGGCTTGTGCTCTATGACCGGGGCGGCGCGCGCACGGTGCCGGATTATGCCGATCTGCGCAAGAATTTTGCCACAGCGGGCAAGTGTCTGCGGCATTTGCAGGAGCAGGAGGGGGCCTGA
- a CDS encoding succinate dehydrogenase/fumarate reductase iron-sulfur subunit, giving the protein MSDAVFIVIERFDGKKRYSQEYTLARADVHNKTVLSTLIFIKEHLDPTLNFTAACRMAICGACGVRLNGQPIIACDTSMEDQLALYATNRVTIAPLANFKVISDLVVDWEPALENLRKVHPSLMARKEFSKEKGCRQSAGDMEKIADMWDCILCGCCASSCNKLSVNRADYLEPFVFNIAARMSVDSRSKDPMIHAKPAFDNGLWKCVHCQECANVCPKQIKPVEGISIMRNITVNRGLNQGKGPEHAEAFLTDMRDTGRLNEMKMALRTEGVTAMTRVGLAVNLLRRGKVHPTELLGNDPIKGQADFVRILDLAKADAKGKE; this is encoded by the coding sequence ATGAGCGACGCAGTATTCATAGTTATTGAGCGTTTTGATGGAAAAAAACGGTACTCGCAGGAGTACACGCTGGCCCGAGCGGACGTTCACAATAAAACAGTGCTCAGCACCCTGATTTTTATCAAGGAGCATCTGGACCCGACGCTGAACTTTACCGCGGCCTGCCGCATGGCCATTTGCGGCGCTTGCGGCGTCAGGCTTAACGGGCAACCCATCATCGCCTGCGACACCAGCATGGAAGATCAATTGGCCCTGTATGCCACCAACAGGGTTACCATTGCGCCGCTTGCCAATTTCAAGGTTATTTCAGACCTGGTGGTGGATTGGGAACCCGCGCTTGAAAACCTGCGCAAGGTTCACCCTTCGCTTATGGCCCGCAAAGAATTTTCCAAGGAAAAAGGCTGCCGGCAAAGCGCTGGCGACATGGAAAAAATTGCAGACATGTGGGACTGCATTCTTTGCGGATGCTGCGCATCGTCCTGCAACAAACTTTCCGTCAACCGGGCAGACTATCTGGAGCCCTTTGTCTTCAACATCGCCGCCCGCATGTCGGTGGATTCGCGCAGCAAAGACCCCATGATTCATGCCAAGCCAGCTTTTGACAACGGCCTGTGGAAATGCGTGCACTGTCAGGAATGCGCCAACGTATGCCCCAAACAGATCAAGCCGGTGGAAGGCATAAGCATAATGCGCAATATCACCGTGAACCGGGGGCTCAATCAGGGCAAAGGGCCGGAGCATGCCGAAGCCTTCTTGACCGACATGCGCGACACGGGCCGCCTTAACGAAATGAAAATGGCCCTGCGCACAGAAGGCGTAACCGCCATGACCAGAGTTGGCCTTGCCGTCAACCTGCTGCGTCGCGGCAAGGTTCACCCCACAGAACTTTTGGGCAATGACCCCATCAAGGGGCAGGCCGATTTTGTCCGCATTCTTGATCTGGCAAAAGCTGATGCCAAGGGTAAGGAGTAA
- a CDS encoding dicarboxylate/amino acid:cation symporter → MTKTSKKRPIPLPIQMVLGLVLGIVFGFLAPHFSQALAPVGTAFVQAIKMIVVPLVFTAITLGIYQMGNSAKQLGKVSVISLLYFFIATVVAIIIGLALNGMFHPGVGVNLSHTAELPKNINTTVNWTKFFLDMIPSNVFAAMSGTNLLPVLVFAVLLGLALASTGSRAKPLVDVLDALMGAVFKLTGWIIALSPIAIFAIIAWLFSTQGMHTILALLKLVLVMYLGLGVLLVLFAILMLCIGEQPLKTAKAVSEPVILAFATRSSEATLPLHMEKLVEMGVPKAVASVVLPLGYAFNRDGSIMYFALAVGFLADAYNIPLDPSTLLSIIVVTTLASKGSANVPSGGLVAIAMVLTTIGIPVEALAIIAGVDAFLDMGRTAVNVVSNTVAVKLVMRWAGIAYEPVEETAEV, encoded by the coding sequence ATGACAAAAACCAGCAAAAAGCGGCCCATTCCGCTGCCAATTCAGATGGTGCTCGGCCTTGTTCTGGGCATTGTGTTCGGCTTTCTCGCGCCGCACTTTTCCCAGGCCCTGGCCCCGGTGGGTACGGCCTTTGTGCAGGCCATCAAGATGATCGTGGTGCCGCTGGTGTTCACGGCCATCACCCTTGGCATCTACCAGATGGGCAACAGCGCCAAGCAGTTGGGTAAGGTTTCCGTTATCAGCCTGCTCTATTTTTTCATTGCCACGGTGGTTGCGATCATCATTGGCCTTGCCCTCAACGGCATGTTCCACCCCGGTGTGGGCGTCAATCTGTCGCACACCGCAGAACTGCCCAAGAACATCAATACCACGGTCAACTGGACAAAGTTTTTCCTCGACATGATCCCCTCCAACGTGTTTGCGGCCATGTCCGGCACCAACCTTCTGCCAGTGCTGGTGTTTGCAGTGCTGCTGGGCCTTGCGCTGGCCTCCACCGGCAGCAGGGCAAAGCCTCTGGTTGATGTGCTGGATGCCCTGATGGGAGCTGTTTTCAAACTCACGGGCTGGATCATCGCCCTGTCCCCCATCGCCATTTTTGCCATCATTGCCTGGCTGTTTTCCACGCAGGGCATGCACACCATTTTGGCCCTGCTCAAACTGGTATTGGTCATGTATCTGGGGCTTGGCGTACTGCTGGTGCTGTTTGCCATTTTGATGCTCTGCATTGGCGAGCAGCCCCTCAAGACCGCCAAGGCCGTGAGCGAACCAGTTATTCTGGCTTTTGCCACGCGTTCGTCAGAGGCGACACTGCCCCTGCACATGGAAAAGCTGGTGGAAATGGGCGTTCCCAAGGCCGTGGCCTCGGTGGTGCTGCCCCTGGGCTACGCCTTCAACCGCGACGGCTCCATCATGTATTTTGCGCTGGCCGTGGGTTTCCTGGCGGATGCCTATAACATTCCCCTGGACCCCAGCACCCTGCTTTCCATCATCGTGGTGACCACGCTTGCCAGCAAGGGCAGCGCCAACGTGCCCTCCGGCGGTCTTGTGGCCATTGCCATGGTGCTGACCACCATCGGCATTCCTGTGGAAGCCCTGGCCATCATCGCGGGTGTGGACGCTTTTCTGGACATGGGCCGTACAGCCGTCAACGTGGTCAGCAACACCGTCGCGGTGAAGCTTGTCATGCGCTGGGCGGGCATTGCCTACGAACCGGTGGAAGAAACCGCTGAAGTCTAA
- a CDS encoding FAD-binding protein, protein MSDKKLFMNRRTFIKASVVTAGALTFTFGLGGLGSSLWAANNKPMLDFDIIVVGSGGAGLRAAVSAMEANPKARVCVVAKTMPTRCATAMAEGGINGVIDFSKGDSYDLHAFDTVKGGDYLVDQDAVLDFCEEAGRTIHALDYLGMPFSRDDAGAPKARYAGGASKVRCIYSADKTGHIVIQTLFAEALTRGVKFLMDYQLLDIGKGNGALEGVVLRNIRTGEIMPVRAKAVIMASGGYSRVYWNRSSTPYVATGDGPAAALRAGVPMKDPEMTQFHPTGVVHGGVLITEAARGEGGYLVNRLGERFMSRYAKDRMELAPRDIVSRSIESEILAGRAFGEGMEAYVYLDLRHLGEAKIDKDLPLIRHIGKLFEGIDLAKEPMIIRPTAHYCMGGIDVLNYRQMNTLLPGLYAAGEASNVSIHGANRLGGNSLAEASATGNWAGQGAAAYAKGASPAAEGKNLLELCSKWTDHYAKVTARTAKTDIFAIRERLGEVMWDNMGIFRTEDNMRQAANELDSLSRAYEDASVPCTNPGYNTLYTQYVELGNLLACAKAATFAARARQESRGAHCRTDFPKRDDERFLKHSLVTLADGGMKLDWRDVSITKFKPQERKY, encoded by the coding sequence ATGTCAGACAAAAAACTGTTCATGAACCGACGCACCTTCATCAAGGCCTCGGTGGTCACGGCAGGCGCCCTGACCTTCACCTTCGGCCTGGGTGGGCTTGGTTCCTCCCTTTGGGCCGCCAACAACAAACCTATGCTGGATTTTGACATCATTGTCGTTGGCTCCGGCGGCGCTGGCCTGCGCGCTGCGGTTTCCGCCATGGAGGCCAACCCCAAGGCCCGGGTTTGCGTGGTCGCCAAAACCATGCCCACCCGTTGCGCTACAGCCATGGCCGAGGGCGGCATCAACGGCGTCATTGATTTCAGCAAGGGCGATTCTTACGACCTGCACGCCTTTGATACCGTCAAAGGCGGCGACTACCTTGTGGATCAGGACGCGGTGCTGGATTTCTGCGAAGAGGCCGGCCGCACCATCCACGCTCTTGATTACCTTGGCATGCCTTTTTCGCGCGACGATGCCGGCGCGCCCAAGGCGCGCTATGCTGGCGGCGCGTCAAAAGTCCGGTGTATCTACTCCGCCGACAAAACAGGCCACATTGTCATCCAGACCCTGTTTGCCGAGGCCCTTACGCGCGGAGTCAAGTTCCTCATGGATTACCAGTTGCTCGACATTGGCAAGGGCAATGGCGCGCTGGAGGGCGTTGTGCTGCGCAACATCCGCACTGGCGAGATCATGCCCGTGCGGGCCAAGGCTGTTATTATGGCAAGCGGCGGCTATAGCCGGGTATACTGGAACCGTTCGTCAACGCCCTACGTGGCGACAGGCGACGGGCCTGCGGCAGCCCTGCGCGCGGGGGTTCCCATGAAAGACCCCGAGATGACGCAGTTTCACCCCACAGGCGTTGTGCACGGCGGCGTGCTCATTACAGAAGCAGCCCGCGGCGAAGGCGGTTATCTGGTCAACCGCCTGGGCGAACGTTTTATGTCCCGCTACGCCAAGGATCGCATGGAGCTGGCCCCCCGCGACATTGTATCCCGCTCCATCGAATCGGAAATTCTCGCTGGCCGGGCCTTTGGCGAGGGCATGGAGGCCTATGTCTACCTTGATCTGCGCCACCTGGGCGAAGCCAAGATCGACAAGGATCTGCCGCTGATCCGCCACATCGGCAAGCTTTTTGAGGGCATCGATCTCGCCAAGGAACCCATGATCATCAGGCCCACGGCCCACTACTGCATGGGCGGCATTGACGTGCTGAACTATCGCCAGATGAACACGCTCCTGCCGGGGCTTTACGCCGCCGGAGAGGCGTCCAATGTGTCCATTCACGGGGCCAACCGCCTTGGCGGCAATTCACTGGCCGAGGCTTCCGCCACCGGCAACTGGGCCGGGCAGGGGGCTGCCGCCTACGCCAAGGGGGCATCGCCCGCAGCCGAGGGCAAAAATCTGCTCGAACTCTGCAGCAAGTGGACGGACCATTACGCCAAGGTTACGGCCCGCACTGCCAAGACAGACATTTTTGCCATCCGCGAACGCCTTGGCGAAGTCATGTGGGACAACATGGGCATCTTCCGTACCGAAGACAATATGCGCCAGGCCGCCAACGAGCTGGATTCCCTGTCCAGAGCCTATGAAGACGCCAGCGTACCTTGCACCAATCCTGGCTACAACACGCTTTACACGCAGTACGTGGAGCTGGGCAATCTGCTCGCCTGCGCCAAGGCGGCCACCTTTGCCGCAAGGGCCAGACAGGAATCACGCGGGGCGCACTGCCGTACAGATTTTCCCAAGCGCGATGACGAGCGCTTTCTCAAGCACTCGCTCGTTACCCTGGCGGATGGCGGCATGAAGCTGGACTGGCGGGATGTGAGCATTACCAAATTCAAGCCTCAGGAGCGTAAGTACTGA
- the modA gene encoding molybdate ABC transporter substrate-binding protein has product MKMILRSVCLTVCGTVLLALASLASAAEISVVSSGGFAAAYKALCPEFEKATGDTLKSAWGPSMGDTHNAIPQRLERGEPIDVVIMVGNSLDKLVKEGKVDPSSTVLLARSKVALAVKAGAPTPDISTVEALKQTMLNAKSIAYSDSASGKYISNVLIPKLGLADALKDKARMIPAEPVGKVVARGEAEIGFQQLSELKPIEGIHIVGLIPEAVQEVTLFSAGMVKGAKNPEGAKALLKYLASPQSSKIIDDTGLEAANR; this is encoded by the coding sequence ATGAAAATGATACTCAGGTCTGTATGTCTGACTGTATGCGGCACGGTTTTACTGGCCCTTGCGAGCCTTGCCAGCGCTGCTGAAATCAGCGTTGTCAGCTCCGGCGGCTTTGCAGCCGCCTACAAGGCGCTTTGCCCGGAGTTTGAAAAAGCCACGGGCGATACCCTCAAATCCGCGTGGGGACCGTCCATGGGTGATACCCACAACGCCATACCCCAGCGCCTGGAACGCGGGGAACCCATTGACGTGGTCATCATGGTGGGCAATTCGCTCGACAAGCTGGTCAAGGAAGGCAAGGTCGATCCGTCAAGTACGGTACTGCTGGCGCGCTCCAAAGTTGCGTTGGCTGTAAAGGCCGGAGCCCCCACCCCTGATATCTCGACCGTAGAAGCCCTGAAGCAGACCATGCTCAACGCCAAAAGCATTGCCTATTCCGACAGCGCCAGCGGCAAGTACATCTCCAACGTTTTGATTCCCAAGCTGGGCCTTGCGGATGCCCTCAAGGACAAGGCCCGCATGATCCCTGCGGAGCCTGTGGGCAAGGTGGTGGCCCGTGGCGAAGCCGAGATCGGTTTTCAGCAACTCAGCGAACTCAAGCCCATTGAAGGTATCCATATTGTAGGCCTGATCCCCGAAGCCGTTCAGGAAGTAACGCTGTTCTCCGCCGGCATGGTCAAGGGGGCCAAAAATCCGGAAGGCGCAAAGGCCCTGCTGAAGTACCTCGCTTCACCCCAATCTTCCAAGATTATTGACGACACAGGTCTGGAAGCGGCCAACCGCTAA
- a CDS encoding GntG family PLP-dependent aldolase: MPVVDLRSDTLTVPTEAMRAAMREAEVGDDGRVDAEGRGGDPTVNRLEDHAAELLGKEAALFCPSGTMANLVALATWCERGDAAALEPDLHVFRTEKSPFMEKFLGVQSVFYTRDAEGMPEVASFASACATPDVKLACVENSHNFGGGICVSLARQQALAVTARKAGIPVHMDGARLFNAAVALGVDAAHLAACADSVMFCLSKGLGAPFGSVLCGTREFIAKARQTRKLLGGGMRQAGIMAAAGLVALRTGIERLAEDHENARHLGAALAAYDEFVLTPVQSNIVMLDISASGRSSEWFEQQLAPLGLLAKGMGKDHLRLTTYSGVGRQDMARAIEAFERFMEENRALWK, translated from the coding sequence ATGCCTGTAGTCGATCTGCGCAGTGATACCCTGACCGTTCCCACCGAGGCCATGCGCGCCGCCATGCGCGAGGCCGAAGTGGGCGATGACGGCCGTGTTGACGCGGAAGGGCGCGGCGGCGACCCCACAGTCAATCGGCTGGAAGATCATGCCGCCGAACTGCTGGGCAAGGAAGCCGCGCTTTTTTGCCCGTCGGGAACCATGGCCAATCTCGTTGCGCTGGCTACGTGGTGCGAGCGTGGGGATGCTGCGGCTCTGGAGCCGGACCTGCATGTGTTCCGCACCGAAAAGTCGCCCTTCATGGAAAAGTTCCTGGGCGTTCAGTCGGTGTTTTACACGCGGGATGCGGAGGGCATGCCCGAAGTCGCGTCCTTTGCATCCGCCTGCGCGACGCCGGACGTCAAGCTGGCCTGTGTGGAAAACAGCCACAACTTCGGCGGCGGCATCTGCGTGTCGCTGGCGCGGCAGCAGGCGCTCGCCGTTACGGCCCGTAAGGCGGGGATTCCCGTGCATATGGACGGCGCGAGGCTGTTCAACGCTGCCGTGGCCCTCGGGGTGGATGCCGCTCATCTGGCCGCCTGCGCGGACAGCGTGATGTTCTGTCTTTCCAAGGGGCTGGGCGCGCCGTTCGGTTCTGTGCTGTGCGGAACGCGCGAGTTTATCGCCAAGGCGCGTCAGACGCGCAAGCTGCTTGGCGGCGGCATGCGGCAGGCGGGCATTATGGCGGCTGCCGGGCTGGTGGCCCTGCGCACGGGTATTGAGCGCCTTGCGGAAGACCACGAAAACGCCCGCCATCTCGGCGCGGCGCTGGCGGCCTATGACGAGTTTGTGCTCACGCCTGTGCAGAGCAATATTGTGATGCTGGATATAAGCGCTTCCGGCAGGTCTTCAGAATGGTTCGAGCAACAGCTTGCGCCTCTGGGGCTGCTGGCAAAGGGCATGGGCAAGGATCACCTGCGGCTGACAACCTACAGTGGCGTGGGGCGTCAGGATATGGCGCGAGCCATTGAGGCCTTTGAGCGCTTTATGGAAGAAAACCGCGCCCTGTGGAAGTAA